In a genomic window of Rhododendron vialii isolate Sample 1 chromosome 12a, ASM3025357v1:
- the LOC131309528 gene encoding uncharacterized protein LOC131309528, with the protein MPPKSRVRRGATGNRGGHGRGRGRGHGCGVPPEDEVSQHGENPGGNPGARVGRGAGIPHVQTQFARNLVAALTAANLFNQAPRENADNRALSAMREFSCRNPPTFDGTSSDPLVADHWLAQIRKLFNALKITEDDLRVNIVAVQLTGEVNEWWESVLESRKDARRAARTVAQVNEPDVENLTSAEFETLFEEQYFPETSREQLRDQFEKLEQGSMTVSEYAQKFQSLSRFAPELVATEERKCRRFDKGLHNTVRRMVMVQRKTKYAEVVECARSIEIPKESQRNRGVWEPRQQVGSVSSSSGSFGSQGRKRQREPSQQPSNQSNFRVPSSSGTRGALSRPPSVCYKCNQPGHIRAQCPHLQKACYGSIVQSESGSVQQPGTGYNIGQQSRGTQRQQQPHFRQTTSVQSSGGDKGASSSAPTQGSGQMGGFVQGQSTKGRVFNINSNASPSVSQAPEASIGDRTPLDRIRRDCELVICDHRFRRVRICPLEGPCFQFFGERREPLEPYLCGFRERESIYSLLASLTLDEDLSTRGELPLVVREFPDVFPEELPGLPPEREIEFVIDLLPGTAPISIPPYRFAPAELRELKTQLQELENLGFIRPSTSPWGAPALFAQKKDGSLRLCIDYRKLNRVTIKNKYPMPRIDDLFDQLRGATYFSKIDLRSGYHQLRVRREDIPKTAFRTRYGHYEFVVMPFGLTNAPATFMDLMNRIFRAYLDRFVVVFVDDILIYLPTEEEHQSHLTIVLEILREHQLYAKLSKCEFWFGWVLPSFRSRLLSFSGTNDEINP; encoded by the exons atgcctccaaAATCGCGTGTTAGACGGGGTGCGACAGGAAACCGGGGAGGTCATGGtcgtggtcgtggtcgtggccATGGTTGTGGGGTGCCACCAgaggatgaggttagtcagcatggAGAGAACCCAGGTGGGAATCCGGGGGCAAGGGTTGGTCGAGGTGCAGGAATACCTCacgttcaaactcaatttgctaGGAATCTtgtcgcagcacttacagctgcaaatctgTTCAACCAAGCTCCTAGAGAAAATGCAGACAACCGAGCCTTATCAGCAATGCGAGAATTTAGCTGTAGGAATCCACCGACGTTTGATGGGACAAGTAGTGACCCTcttgtggccgaccattggTTAGCACAAATCCGTAAACTTTTCAATGCTCTTAAGATTACCGAAGATGATTTACGAGTGAATATCGTGGCTGTTCAACTTACCGGGGAAGTcaatgagtggtgggaatctgtCTTAGAATCTAGGAAAGATGcgaggagagcggcaaggaccgtAGCTCAAGTAAATGAACCGGATGTTGAAAACTTGACGTCGGCCGAGTTTGAGACATTATTTGAGGAGCAATACTTTCCAGAGACTAGTCGTGAGCAGTTGAGAGATCAGTTTGAGAAGTTGGAGCAGGGGAGTATGACCGTGTCGGAGTACGCTCAAAAGTTTCAGTCTTTATCTCGATTTGCGCCAGAGTTGGTAGCGACGGAGGAAAGGAAATGTAGACGTTTTGATAAGGGGCTTCATAATACCGTGAGGAGAATGGTAATGGTGCAACGTAAGACAAAATACGCCGAGGTTGTTGAGTGTGCGAGAAGTATCGAGATACCAAAGGAATCGCAGAGGAATAGGGGAGTTTGGGAACCAAGGCAACAAGTTGGGAGTGTGAGTTCGTCGTCGGGAAGCTTTGGGAGTCAAGGACGGAAGAGACAGAGGGAACCATCTCAGCAACCATCTAATCAATCCAACTTTAGGGTACCTTCTTCTTCAGGGACTCGGGGTGCTTTGTCTAGGCCTCCGTCTGTGTGCTACAAGTGCAATCAACCTGGACATattcgtgctcagtgtccacATCTCCAGAAGGCTTGTTAT GGGTCGATAGTGCAAAGTGAGTCGGGTTCCGTGCAGCAGCCGGGAACGGGGTATAATATTGGCCAACAGTCCAGGGGCactcagaggcagcagcagcctcATTTCCGCCAGACTACGTCGGTTCAGAGTTCCGGGGGTGAtaagggagcgagttcttccgcgCCTACTCAGGGTTCTGGTCAGATGGGAGGTTTTGTACAAGGTCAGAGTACCAAGGGGCGTGTTTTCAACATCAACTCGAATGCTTCACCTTCTGTTTCTCAGGCTCCAGAAGCATCCATT GGGGATAGAACGCCTCTTGATCGTATTCGTCGAGATTGTGAGTTGGTCATTTGTGACCATCGTTTT cgtcgagttcgtatttgtcctcTTGAGGGTCCTTGTTTCCAATTCTTTGGGGAACGTCGGGAGCCGTTGGAACCGTATCTATGTGGGTTTCGAGAGCGCGAGTCAATTTATTCCttgttggcgagtttgacgttagatgaAGATTTGTCGAcacgtggggagttacccttagtAGTTCGCGAATTTCccgatgtttttcctgaagagttacctggtttacctccTGAAAGAGAGATTGAATTCGTTATCGATTTACTAcccggtaccgctcctatctctATACCTCCGTATCGTTTCGCGCCAGCCGAATTGAGAGAGTTAAAGACTCAGTTGCAGGAATTGGAGAACTTAGGATTCATtcgtccgagtacgtcaccgtggggagcaccggctcttttcgcgcaaaagaaggatggttcactccgcttgtgtatcgattatcgtaagtTAAACCGAGttaccattaagaataagtatcccatgcctagaatcgatgatttgtttgatcaacttcgggGTGCGACCTActtttccaaaattgatttgaggtccggttaccaCCAGTTGAGGGTTCGGAGAGAGGATATTCCTAAGACCGCATTTCGTACTCGCTATGGTCATTACGaattcgttgttatgcctttcggattGACGAACGCTCCAGCTACATTCATGGACTTAATGAATCGTATCTTTCGTGCGTACCTTGATCgttttgtggttgtattcgtCGATGATATTCTTATCTATTTGCCAACGGAAGAGGAACACCAATCGCATCTCACCATTGTTCTTGAAATCTTAAGGGAGCACCAATTGTACGCcaagcttagtaagtgtgagttttg
- the LOC131309962 gene encoding uncharacterized protein LOC131309962 isoform X1, with protein sequence MADPHHLLTEPSNPQIQNQNQAQTPLLNTTDQTQENPEESSDCDPHLDKNLQKLELLLALLGFDQSSALRFGASWIAFLLIGVALPLAALELFDCSDCEKYQIKVFELEIVASQSCLAVVSLLCLSHNLRKYGIRTFLFVDRCSGQMDRFGDQYTQKISDSFRMLVLWVLLCFILKTAREVTRMLYVPHESWWLPVAILLALIISWTYTTTIYLSACILFFLVCNLQIIHFDDYGKSLERESDVMVFIEEHIRLRHHLSKISHRFRIYLLLVFLVVTAGLVVTLFLTTGYTGLITLINGGDFAVSSLVQVAGISLCLNAAAKISHRAQGIASLASKWHATVTCSSADASQIRVSSSMGNLGVANTLESVFINNSESDLESLPRNTHLGSYVSSYRKRQAFDPFSESIIEKPHPVFVPRDETFEEIKQNTFSAGRLKAVLHNLIPSIAASLSSTDISFKCFSDINKLYNDGVVLKDEDQNITDKQFLSNLMRSIATVGQRWLKYEVPAIIKRDRFVWLRDNEFAR encoded by the exons ATGGCCGATCCTCACCATCTACTCACAGAACCATCAAAcccccaaattcaaaatcaaaaccaagcCCAAACCCCTCTTCTAAACACCACAGACCAAACCCAAGAAAACCCAGAAGAATCTTCTGATTGCGATCCCCACCTCGACAAGAACCTTCAGAAGCTGGAATTACTTCTCGCTCTTCTGGGTTTCGACCAGTCCTCGGCCCTGAGGTTTGGGGCGTCGTGGATCGCGTTTCTCCTGATCGGTGTCGCGCTCCCGCTGGCTGCGCTGGAGCTGTTCGACTGCTCGGATTGcgagaagtaccagatcaaggTATTCGAGTTGGAGATAGTGGCGTCGCAGTCGTGTTTGGCGGTTGTTTCTCTGCTTTGTCTCTCTCACAATCTGCGCAAGTATGGGATAAGGACATTCCTATTTGTTGATCGGTGTAGTGGTCAAATGGACCGGTTTGGCGACCAGTACACTCAGAAAATTTCG GATTCTTTCCGCATGCTTGTACTGTGGGTACTGTtgtgtttcattttgaagaccGCACGTGAAGTCACTCGTATGTTATACGTGCCTCATGAATCATGGTGGTTGCCTGTTGCTATTTTATTGGCTTTGATCATATCATGGACGTACACGACTACAATCTATCTATCAGCgtgcattttatttttcttggtcTGCAATTTGCAAATTATACACTTCGATGATTATGGGAAGTCCTTGGAAAGAGAATCTGACGTTATGGTATTCATAGAGGAGCACATTCGTCTGCGGCATCACCTCTCTAAAATAAGCCATAGGTTCAGGATATATCTTCTTCTGGTGTTCCTAGTCGTCACAGCAGGCCTTGTTGTGACCCTATTCCTCACGACAGGATATACTGGACTAATTACTTTAATAAATGGAGGTGATTTTGCA GTCTCGTCACTCGTTCAGGTTGCAGGAATAAGTCTTTGCTTGAATGCCGCAGCCAAAATTTCCCATAGAGCTCAGGGGATTGCATCGCTAGCAAGTAAATGGCATGCTACGGTGACGTGCAGTTCTGCTGATGCATCTCAAATAAGAGTATCCAGTAGCATGGGGAACTTGGGTGTTGCCAATACATTGGAGTCAGTGTTTATAAATAACTCGGAAAGTGATTTGGAGTCGCTGCCGAGAAATACACATTTGGGTTCCTATGTGTCTTCATACCGCAAGAGACAAGCCTTTG ATCCATTTTCTGAAAGTATAATTGAGAAGCCCCATCCTGTATTTGTACCCCGTGATGAAACTTTTGAGGAGATTAAGCAGAACACTTTCTCCGCTGGAAGATTGAAAGCTGTGTTACACAATCTGATACCTTCTATTGCTGCTTCATTGTCAAGTACCGATATCTCCTTCAAGTGCTTTTCTGATATTAATAAGCTATACAACGATGGTGTCGTTTTGAAAGATGAAGACCAAAACATAACTGACAAGCAGTTTCTGTCCAACTTGATGAGAAGTATTGCAACTGTTGGGCAAAGGTGGTTGAAGTATGAAGTACCAGCCATAATTAAAA GGGATAGATTCGTGTGGCTGCGGGATAATGAGTTTGCACGCTAA
- the LOC131309962 gene encoding uncharacterized protein LOC131309962 isoform X2: MADPHHLLTEPSNPQIQNQNQAQTPLLNTTDQTQENPEESSDCDPHLDKNLQKLELLLALLGFDQSSALRFGASWIAFLLIGVALPLAALELFDCSDCEKYQIKVFELEIVASQSCLAVVSLLCLSHNLRKYGIRTFLFVDRCSGQMDRFGDQYTQKISDSFRMLVLWVLLCFILKTAREVTRMLYVPHESWWLPVAILLALIISWTYTTTIYLSACILFFLVCNLQIIHFDDYGKSLERESDVMVFIEEHIRLRHHLSKISHRFRIYLLLVFLVVTAGLVVTLFLTTGYTGLITLINGGDFAVSSLVQVAGISLCLNAAAKISHRAQGIASLASKWHATVTCSSADASQIRVSSSMGNLGVANTLESVFINNSESDLESLPRNTHLGSYVSSYRKRQAFVHYLQMNPGGITIFGLTVDRGLINTIFFIEFELVLFVLGRTVVFVQ, from the exons ATGGCCGATCCTCACCATCTACTCACAGAACCATCAAAcccccaaattcaaaatcaaaaccaagcCCAAACCCCTCTTCTAAACACCACAGACCAAACCCAAGAAAACCCAGAAGAATCTTCTGATTGCGATCCCCACCTCGACAAGAACCTTCAGAAGCTGGAATTACTTCTCGCTCTTCTGGGTTTCGACCAGTCCTCGGCCCTGAGGTTTGGGGCGTCGTGGATCGCGTTTCTCCTGATCGGTGTCGCGCTCCCGCTGGCTGCGCTGGAGCTGTTCGACTGCTCGGATTGcgagaagtaccagatcaaggTATTCGAGTTGGAGATAGTGGCGTCGCAGTCGTGTTTGGCGGTTGTTTCTCTGCTTTGTCTCTCTCACAATCTGCGCAAGTATGGGATAAGGACATTCCTATTTGTTGATCGGTGTAGTGGTCAAATGGACCGGTTTGGCGACCAGTACACTCAGAAAATTTCG GATTCTTTCCGCATGCTTGTACTGTGGGTACTGTtgtgtttcattttgaagaccGCACGTGAAGTCACTCGTATGTTATACGTGCCTCATGAATCATGGTGGTTGCCTGTTGCTATTTTATTGGCTTTGATCATATCATGGACGTACACGACTACAATCTATCTATCAGCgtgcattttatttttcttggtcTGCAATTTGCAAATTATACACTTCGATGATTATGGGAAGTCCTTGGAAAGAGAATCTGACGTTATGGTATTCATAGAGGAGCACATTCGTCTGCGGCATCACCTCTCTAAAATAAGCCATAGGTTCAGGATATATCTTCTTCTGGTGTTCCTAGTCGTCACAGCAGGCCTTGTTGTGACCCTATTCCTCACGACAGGATATACTGGACTAATTACTTTAATAAATGGAGGTGATTTTGCA GTCTCGTCACTCGTTCAGGTTGCAGGAATAAGTCTTTGCTTGAATGCCGCAGCCAAAATTTCCCATAGAGCTCAGGGGATTGCATCGCTAGCAAGTAAATGGCATGCTACGGTGACGTGCAGTTCTGCTGATGCATCTCAAATAAGAGTATCCAGTAGCATGGGGAACTTGGGTGTTGCCAATACATTGGAGTCAGTGTTTATAAATAACTCGGAAAGTGATTTGGAGTCGCTGCCGAGAAATACACATTTGGGTTCCTATGTGTCTTCATACCGCAAGAGACAAGCCTTTG TGCATTACTTGCAGATGAATCCTGGCGGTATCACAATATTTGGGTTGACAGTTGACCGTGGtcttatcaatacaatcttcttcATCGAATTCGAACTAGTTCTCTTTGTACTGGGGAGAACCGTTGTTTTCGTACAATGA